In Nocardia asteroides, a single genomic region encodes these proteins:
- a CDS encoding DAK2 domain-containing protein, with protein sequence MDGTALLRWGRLCLAGLERTRSEINALNVFPIADADTGTNLLATMRAAMVAAGGAPGADVHAVAAAMARGATAGARGNSGIILSQVLRGIADAVRPEGDRPVPVDAAVLRAALARAAALVRESLSTPVEGTILTVLDAAAAAARACAEHTPVAVAVAAAEGAADALGQTPDQLGVLRAAGVVDAGARGLLVLLDALVELTGGSAPHRPVYRPAPGAATALDVLEPDPLPRQPPRAAACAPPPGRAGSAVADLVGPAPGAKHAPCFEVMYLLSGTDETRVKQLRDRLGELGDSVVVVGDGEQTWSAHVHCADAGAAVEAGMAAGAVRDIRIESFVITAVGPHAPVRTSGPADRGILAVAAGDGAAALFRTAGAIVLPGGAGTITASELLGAIRRMPNREVLVLPNGALPAHELVAVGIAARDADRDVLLLPSGSMVQGMAALAVHDRGRIAVDDAFAMSEAAAGTRWGAVRVAGQRALTMVGTCEPGEGLGLAGLDVVVIERDPATAGIVLLDRMLAFGGELVTLLMGAAAPDGLAAALTGHIEERFSGIEVAVYTGGQPEDLVQIGVE encoded by the coding sequence ATGGACGGTACCGCGCTGCTGCGCTGGGGCAGGCTCTGCCTCGCCGGATTGGAGCGTACCCGCTCGGAGATCAACGCGCTCAACGTCTTTCCCATCGCCGACGCGGACACCGGGACGAACCTGCTCGCCACCATGCGGGCCGCCATGGTGGCCGCGGGTGGGGCGCCGGGCGCCGATGTGCACGCGGTCGCGGCGGCCATGGCCAGGGGCGCGACCGCGGGGGCGCGGGGCAACTCCGGGATCATCCTGTCGCAGGTGCTGCGCGGGATCGCGGACGCGGTGCGGCCGGAGGGCGACCGGCCGGTCCCGGTGGACGCCGCGGTGCTGCGGGCCGCGCTGGCCAGGGCGGCGGCGCTGGTGCGGGAGTCGCTGAGCACGCCGGTCGAGGGGACCATCCTCACCGTGCTCGACGCCGCGGCGGCCGCGGCGAGGGCGTGCGCCGAGCACACCCCCGTCGCGGTCGCGGTGGCGGCGGCGGAGGGTGCGGCGGACGCGCTCGGGCAGACGCCGGACCAGCTCGGGGTGCTGCGCGCGGCGGGGGTCGTCGACGCCGGGGCGCGCGGGCTCCTGGTCCTGCTCGACGCGCTGGTCGAGCTGACCGGCGGCTCCGCGCCGCACCGCCCCGTCTACCGCCCCGCTCCCGGTGCGGCCACCGCGCTCGACGTCCTCGAGCCCGACCCGCTGCCGAGGCAGCCGCCGCGCGCCGCCGCCTGCGCACCGCCGCCCGGCCGGGCGGGGAGCGCGGTCGCCGACCTCGTCGGCCCGGCACCCGGTGCGAAGCACGCGCCCTGCTTCGAGGTCATGTACCTGCTGAGCGGCACCGACGAGACCAGGGTCAAGCAGCTGCGGGATCGGCTCGGCGAGCTGGGCGACTCCGTCGTCGTGGTCGGCGACGGCGAGCAGACCTGGTCCGCGCACGTGCACTGCGCGGACGCGGGCGCCGCGGTGGAGGCGGGCATGGCGGCGGGCGCCGTGCGCGACATCCGCATCGAGAGCTTCGTGATCACCGCGGTGGGGCCACACGCCCCGGTGCGCACCAGCGGCCCCGCCGACCGCGGCATCCTCGCCGTCGCCGCGGGCGACGGCGCCGCCGCGCTGTTCCGCACGGCGGGCGCGATCGTGCTCCCCGGCGGCGCGGGCACGATCACCGCGAGCGAGCTGCTCGGCGCCATCCGCCGGATGCCGAACCGCGAGGTGCTCGTGCTGCCGAACGGCGCGCTGCCCGCGCACGAGCTGGTCGCCGTCGGCATCGCCGCCCGCGACGCCGATCGCGACGTGCTGCTGCTGCCGAGCGGCTCGATGGTGCAGGGCATGGCCGCGCTCGCGGTGCACGACCGCGGCCGGATCGCGGTGGACGACGCCTTCGCCATGTCCGAGGCGGCGGCGGGCACCCGCTGGGGGGCGGTGCGGGTGGCCGGGCAGCGCGCGCTCACCATGGTCGGCACCTGCGAGCCGGGCGAGGGGCTCGGCCTGGCCGGGCTGGACGTGGTGGTGATCGAGCGCGACCCGGCGACCGCCGGGATCGTGCTGCTGGATCGAATGCTCGCCTTCGGTGGCGAGCTGGTGACGCTGCTCATGGGCGCGGCGGCCCCGGACGGGCTGGCCGCCGCGCTGACCGGGCATATCGAGGAGCGATTCTCCGGAATCGAGGTCGCGGTCTACACCGGCGGGCAGCCGGAGGACCTGGTGCAGATAGGTGTGGAGTAG
- the rpmB gene encoding 50S ribosomal protein L28, whose amino-acid sequence MAAVCDVCAKGPGFGKSVSHSHRRTNRRWNPNIQTVRAQVAPGNTRRMNVCTSCLKAGKVVRG is encoded by the coding sequence ATGGCTGCCGTCTGCGACGTCTGCGCCAAGGGCCCCGGCTTCGGTAAGTCGGTCTCGCACTCGCACCGGCGCACGAACCGTCGCTGGAACCCGAACATCCAGACCGTTCGGGCGCAGGTGGCGCCGGGCAACACCCGGCGGATGAACGTCTGCACCTCCTGCCTCAAGGCGGGCAAGGTCGTTCGCGGCTGA
- a CDS encoding GNAT family N-acetyltransferase: protein MTIVPMAPEHAQAVTDCHVCCWREAHAELLPPHLLDALRTGRGANRWRRVAGDPLIETRVALADDDVLGFASVGPARDAVAPTALELHALYVRAAEHGTGLADALLDSALPADAPCTLWVLAANPRARGFYRRHGFRDDGARGLDPFALLPTLRMVRTALA, encoded by the coding sequence GTGACGATCGTTCCGATGGCGCCCGAGCACGCGCAGGCGGTCACCGACTGCCACGTGTGCTGCTGGCGCGAGGCGCACGCCGAGCTGCTTCCGCCGCACCTGCTCGACGCGCTGCGCACCGGGCGCGGGGCGAACCGCTGGCGCCGGGTGGCGGGTGACCCGCTGATCGAGACCCGGGTCGCGCTCGCCGACGACGACGTACTCGGCTTCGCCTCGGTCGGTCCAGCCCGCGATGCCGTCGCGCCGACCGCTCTGGAGCTGCACGCCCTCTACGTGCGGGCCGCCGAGCACGGCACCGGGCTCGCCGACGCGCTGCTCGACAGCGCCCTGCCCGCCGATGCCCCGTGCACGCTCTGGGTACTGGCCGCGAACCCGCGGGCCCGCGGCTTCTACCGGCGGCACGGCTTCCGCGACGACGGCGCGCGCGGCCTCGATCCGTTCGCGTTGCTACCGACCCTCCGGATGGTCCGCACCGCGCTCGCATAG
- a CDS encoding enoyl-CoA hydratase-related protein yields MSSEYVETVDGVLQITIATPANGTSLDFTGVNAGSAALRDLDPGIGAVLLQGTGGNFCAGGDVRGFAAAADRGAHIHGLATDLHEFVRLLDAAPVPVVVAAHGWAAGAGMSLVLAGDIALGGPKTKLRPAYPGIGLSPDGGMSWTLPRVVGAGRAKEILLTDAVLSADEAVRIGILSRLVPDEEVHSEALRLARTLAAGPRSAYATIKSLLLSSRTASLSDQLDSETEAIAASANSPAGREGVDAFVEKRRPSFS; encoded by the coding sequence ATGTCTTCCGAGTATGTGGAAACCGTCGACGGCGTCCTACAGATCACCATTGCCACTCCCGCGAACGGGACTTCCCTCGATTTCACCGGGGTCAACGCGGGCAGCGCCGCGCTGCGCGACCTCGATCCCGGCATCGGCGCCGTGCTGCTGCAGGGCACCGGCGGCAACTTCTGCGCCGGCGGTGACGTGCGCGGCTTCGCGGCCGCCGCGGATCGCGGCGCGCACATCCACGGGCTCGCCACCGACCTGCACGAGTTCGTCCGGCTGCTCGACGCCGCGCCGGTGCCGGTCGTCGTCGCGGCGCACGGCTGGGCCGCGGGCGCGGGCATGAGCCTGGTGCTGGCCGGCGATATCGCGCTCGGCGGGCCGAAGACGAAGCTGCGCCCCGCCTACCCGGGAATCGGGCTCTCGCCGGACGGCGGCATGTCCTGGACGCTGCCGCGGGTCGTCGGGGCGGGCCGGGCCAAGGAGATTCTGCTCACCGACGCCGTGCTGAGCGCCGACGAGGCCGTGCGCATCGGCATCCTCAGCCGCCTGGTCCCGGACGAGGAGGTGCACAGCGAGGCCCTCCGCCTCGCCCGCACCCTCGCCGCGGGCCCGCGCTCGGCCTACGCCACCATCAAGTCCCTGCTGCTGAGCTCGCGCACCGCGAGCCTCAGCGACCAGCTCGACAGCGAGACCGAGGCCATCGCCGCCTCGGCGAACAGCCCCGCGGGGCGCGAGGGTGTGGACGCGTTCGTCGAGAAGCGTCGCCCCAGCTTCTCCTGA
- a CDS encoding alpha/beta fold hydrolase gives MSTANDIAEPVTVRLPGSGVELAGEVFGPADGPLVVFLHGGGQTRHSWKRTGVRLAAAGLRVLTLDARGHGDSEWAPDGDYGRNRMVEDLHSVLRTLGSPAVVVGASMGGITGLLATAAPGAELIRALVLVDIVVRPEPAGVERVLDFLGKHTDGFATLDEAADAVAAYLPHRPRPRSTAGLLRNLRKRGDRWYWHWDPAMMSGRVEDALDMTDQMEAAARAVTIPVLLVRGGRSDVVSAAGAANFLELVPHAELAEIGDAAHTAAGDDNDAFTDAVADFVAGIAR, from the coding sequence GTGAGTACTGCGAACGATATAGCCGAGCCGGTGACCGTGCGGCTACCCGGGTCGGGGGTGGAGCTGGCAGGCGAGGTGTTCGGCCCCGCCGACGGCCCGCTGGTCGTCTTCCTGCACGGCGGCGGCCAGACCAGGCACTCCTGGAAGCGCACCGGGGTGCGGCTCGCCGCCGCCGGGCTGCGCGTGCTGACCCTGGACGCGCGCGGCCACGGCGACAGCGAGTGGGCGCCGGACGGCGACTACGGCCGCAACCGCATGGTCGAGGATCTGCACTCCGTGCTGCGCACGCTGGGCAGCCCCGCCGTTGTGGTCGGGGCGAGCATGGGCGGGATCACCGGGCTGCTCGCCACCGCCGCGCCCGGCGCCGAGCTGATCCGGGCGCTGGTGCTGGTCGACATCGTGGTCCGGCCGGAGCCGGCCGGCGTCGAGCGGGTGCTCGACTTCCTTGGTAAGCACACCGACGGCTTCGCCACCCTGGACGAGGCGGCCGACGCCGTCGCCGCCTACCTGCCGCACCGCCCGCGCCCGCGCAGCACCGCCGGGCTGCTGCGCAACCTGCGCAAGCGCGGAGACCGCTGGTACTGGCACTGGGACCCGGCGATGATGTCGGGGCGGGTCGAGGACGCGCTCGACATGACCGACCAGATGGAGGCCGCCGCGCGCGCCGTCACCATTCCGGTGCTGCTGGTGCGCGGCGGCCGGTCCGACGTCGTCAGCGCGGCGGGCGCCGCGAACTTCCTCGAGCTCGTCCCGCACGCGGAACTCGCCGAGATCGGCGACGCCGCCCACACCGCCGCGGGCGACGACAACGACGCCTTCACCGACGCGGTCGCCGACTTCGTTGCTGGCATCGCCCGCTAG
- a CDS encoding uracil-DNA glycosylase — protein MAKPLADIIDAGWAQALAPVEGRISEMGEFLRAENAAGRGYLPAGENVLRAFQRPFAAVRVLIVGQDPYPTPGHAMGLSFSVAPEVKPVPRSLANIFAEYTKDLGFETPANGDLSPWSDQGVLMLNRVLTVSPGQPASHRGKGWEAVTEQAIRALVGRDEPLVAILWGKDAASLKPLLAEGEVPFIESAHPSPLSASRGFFGSRPFSRVNELLDELGAEPVDWRLP, from the coding sequence GTGGCGAAACCGTTGGCGGACATCATCGATGCGGGCTGGGCGCAGGCCCTGGCCCCGGTCGAGGGCCGGATCAGTGAAATGGGCGAGTTCCTGCGCGCGGAGAACGCGGCCGGCCGCGGCTACCTCCCGGCCGGGGAGAACGTGCTGCGCGCCTTCCAGCGCCCGTTCGCCGCGGTCCGCGTGCTGATCGTCGGGCAGGACCCGTACCCGACCCCCGGCCACGCCATGGGGCTGAGCTTCTCGGTGGCGCCGGAGGTCAAGCCGGTGCCGCGCAGCCTGGCCAACATCTTCGCCGAGTACACCAAGGACCTCGGCTTCGAGACCCCGGCCAACGGCGATCTCAGCCCCTGGTCCGACCAGGGCGTGCTCATGCTGAACCGGGTGCTCACGGTGAGCCCCGGCCAGCCCGCCTCGCACCGGGGCAAGGGCTGGGAGGCCGTCACCGAGCAGGCCATCCGCGCGCTCGTCGGCCGCGACGAGCCGCTGGTGGCGATCCTCTGGGGTAAGGACGCGGCGTCGCTGAAGCCGCTGCTGGCCGAGGGCGAAGTGCCCTTCATCGAATCCGCGCACCCGTCGCCGCTCTCGGCGTCGCGCGGCTTCTTCGGTTCCCGCCCGTTCTCGCGCGTCAACGAACTGCTCGACGAACTCGGTGCGGAGCCGGTGGACTGGCGCCTGCCCTGA
- a CDS encoding thiamine-phosphate kinase: MGEFALIARINAGRAQAPGVLLGPGDDAAVLAAPDGRLAVTTDMLVQNRHFRLDWSAPAEIGRKAIAQNAADVVAMGAVPTAFVVALGCPGETPVAVIDGLTAGMWAEAGRACGASIAGGDLVRSPELVISVTAFGDLEGRAPVLRSGSRAGDVVAVAGRLGWSAAGLDILLAETPASPRVGPGGWAAEAGATPNIFATGAGRAAPIVGAGDGRGARAAGGDAPEAGLGTAPRTDALRTAALAAHRAPRPPYPAVLDALRAGARPTAMADTSDGLLADLAHIAEASGVAVDLDSAALADPALAELATALEHDAAQWILTGGEDHAFVATWPAETELPPGWRAIGRVTAGSGVTVDGAGHAGPRGWESFSGAESPPVGDPR, encoded by the coding sequence CTGGGCGAATTCGCGCTCATCGCGCGGATCAACGCGGGCCGCGCGCAGGCGCCCGGCGTCCTGCTCGGCCCCGGTGACGACGCCGCCGTGCTCGCCGCGCCGGACGGCAGGCTGGCGGTCACCACCGACATGCTGGTGCAGAACCGGCACTTCCGACTGGACTGGTCGGCGCCTGCGGAGATCGGCCGCAAGGCGATCGCGCAGAACGCCGCCGACGTGGTCGCCATGGGCGCGGTGCCGACCGCCTTCGTCGTCGCGCTCGGCTGCCCCGGCGAGACGCCGGTCGCGGTGATCGACGGCCTCACCGCCGGGATGTGGGCCGAGGCGGGGCGCGCCTGCGGCGCCTCCATCGCAGGCGGTGATCTGGTGCGCAGCCCGGAGCTGGTGATCTCGGTGACCGCCTTCGGCGATCTCGAGGGTCGCGCTCCGGTGCTGCGCTCCGGCTCGCGGGCCGGGGACGTGGTGGCGGTGGCCGGGCGGTTGGGGTGGTCGGCCGCCGGGTTGGACATCCTGCTCGCGGAGACACCCGCGTCACCGCGTGTCGGCCCGGGTGGGTGGGCTGCCGAAGCGGGTGCGACCCCGAACATCTTCGCGACCGGCGCAGGCCGGGCCGCGCCGATAGTCGGCGCGGGGGATGGCCGGGGCGCGCGGGCGGCAGGCGGCGACGCGCCCGAGGCCGGCCTCGGCACCGCCCCGCGGACCGATGCCCTGCGCACCGCCGCGCTCGCCGCGCATCGCGCCCCGCGACCGCCCTACCCGGCGGTGCTCGACGCCCTGCGGGCGGGCGCGCGCCCGACGGCGATGGCCGACACCTCCGACGGCCTGCTCGCCGATCTCGCGCACATCGCCGAAGCCTCCGGCGTCGCCGTCGACCTCGACTCCGCCGCGCTCGCCGACCCCGCCCTCGCCGAACTCGCGACCGCACTGGAACACGATGCGGCGCAATGGATCCTGACCGGCGGCGAGGACCACGCCTTCGTCGCCACCTGGCCGGCGGAGACCGAACTCCCGCCGGGCTGGCGTGCGATCGGCCGCGTCACCGCAGGCAGCGGCGTCACCGTCGACGGCGCCGGGCACGCGGGCCCCCGCGGCTGGGAATCGTTCTCCGGGGCGGAGTCGCCGCCTGTCGGTGATCCGCGATAG
- a CDS encoding DUF3515 domain-containing protein yields the protein MAADAPDRNEGEHPAGKPDHGLGEREAETQAPEDSEPTAPGRSPAEHGDAPADGDTTPATANPRPYPPALIATAVALPVMLIVGILVAAFIAARAPVEREPIALGPVPAPQADGPACTALLPALPDDIDDYRRAELVAPAPPGTRAWQRDDPATEPIVLRCGLDRPLEFNRASALQIVNNVQWFEIRDPAAAGSTWFAVDRETYLGFTVPDGSGPTPLQAVSDAITATMPERPLDPNPLPN from the coding sequence ATGGCCGCCGACGCGCCGGATCGGAACGAGGGCGAGCACCCGGCAGGCAAGCCCGACCATGGCCTCGGCGAGCGCGAGGCCGAGACGCAGGCCCCGGAGGACAGCGAACCGACCGCCCCCGGACGCAGCCCGGCCGAGCACGGGGACGCCCCGGCCGACGGCGACACAACGCCCGCCACCGCGAACCCGCGCCCCTATCCCCCGGCCCTGATCGCCACCGCCGTCGCGCTCCCGGTGATGCTGATCGTCGGCATCCTGGTCGCCGCCTTCATCGCTGCCCGCGCCCCGGTCGAGCGCGAGCCGATCGCCCTCGGCCCGGTCCCCGCCCCGCAGGCCGATGGCCCCGCCTGCACCGCCCTGCTCCCGGCGCTCCCGGACGACATCGACGACTACCGCCGCGCCGAGCTGGTCGCCCCGGCCCCGCCGGGCACCCGCGCCTGGCAGCGCGACGACCCGGCCACCGAGCCGATCGTGCTCCGCTGCGGCCTCGACCGCCCCCTCGAGTTCAACCGCGCCTCGGCGCTGCAGATCGTGAACAACGTGCAGTGGTTCGAGATCCGCGACCCCGCGGCCGCGGGCAGCACCTGGTTCGCGGTCGACCGCGAGACCTACCTCGGCTTCACCGTGCCGGACGGCTCCGGCCCGACCCCGCTGCAGGCGGTCTCGGACGCGATCACCGCCACCATGCCGGAGCGCCCGCTCGACCCGAACCCGCTGCCGAACTAG
- a CDS encoding D-alanine--D-alanine ligase family protein, giving the protein MTNRIRVAVVFGGRSSEHAVSCVSAGSVLRHLDPRRFEAVPIGITTEGTWVLGGAEVAALGMSHGALPAVDGTGTALALAADPSRPGALVALDDPAAALGAVDVVFPVLHGPWGEDGTLQGLLELAGVPYVGPGVLASAAGMDKEFTKKLLAADGLPVGEQVVLRPGVPTLTAEQRAALGLPVFVKPARGGSSIGITRVADWDRLDAAIATAREHDPKVIVEAAIVGREVECGVLEFPDGRVAASVPAEIRMPETAAPDFYDFETKYLDEVCEFDVPAKLNDDVAAEIGELAVRAFRALDCTGLARVDFFVTERGPVINEINTMPGFTPISMYPRMWEATGVEYPALVSTLIETALARGTGLR; this is encoded by the coding sequence ATGACGAACCGGATTCGGGTCGCCGTCGTCTTCGGCGGGCGGAGCAGCGAGCACGCGGTGTCGTGCGTGTCGGCGGGCAGCGTGCTGCGCCACCTCGATCCGCGGCGCTTCGAGGCGGTACCGATCGGCATCACCACCGAGGGCACCTGGGTGCTCGGCGGCGCCGAGGTGGCCGCGCTCGGCATGAGCCACGGCGCGCTGCCCGCGGTGGACGGCACCGGCACCGCGCTCGCGCTCGCCGCCGACCCGAGCCGCCCCGGCGCCCTGGTCGCGCTGGACGACCCGGCCGCGGCGCTCGGCGCGGTGGACGTGGTCTTCCCGGTGCTGCACGGGCCCTGGGGCGAGGACGGCACCCTGCAGGGGCTGCTCGAGCTGGCCGGGGTGCCCTACGTCGGGCCGGGGGTGCTTGCCAGTGCGGCCGGCATGGACAAGGAGTTCACCAAGAAGTTGCTTGCCGCCGACGGCCTCCCGGTCGGCGAGCAGGTCGTGCTGCGCCCCGGCGTGCCGACGCTGACCGCGGAGCAGCGGGCGGCGCTCGGGCTCCCGGTCTTCGTCAAGCCCGCGCGCGGCGGCTCCTCGATCGGCATCACCCGGGTGGCCGACTGGGACCGGCTGGACGCGGCGATCGCGACGGCGCGCGAGCACGACCCCAAGGTGATCGTGGAGGCCGCGATCGTCGGGCGCGAGGTGGAGTGCGGGGTGCTGGAGTTCCCGGACGGGCGGGTCGCGGCCAGCGTGCCCGCGGAGATCCGGATGCCGGAGACCGCCGCCCCCGACTTCTACGACTTCGAGACCAAGTACCTCGACGAGGTCTGCGAATTCGACGTGCCCGCCAAGCTGAACGACGATGTCGCCGCCGAGATCGGCGAGCTCGCGGTGCGCGCCTTCCGCGCGCTGGACTGCACCGGGCTGGCCCGGGTCGACTTCTTCGTCACCGAGCGCGGGCCGGTGATCAACGAGATCAACACCATGCCCGGCTTCACCCCCATCTCCATGTACCCGCGGATGTGGGAGGCGACCGGGGTCGAGTACCCGGCGCTGGTCAGCACGCTGATCGAGACGGCGCTGGCCCGCGGGACCGGGCTGCGCTAG
- a CDS encoding NAD(P)H-dependent glycerol-3-phosphate dehydrogenase, whose protein sequence is MTRAAVLGAGSWGTAYAKVLADAGTEVTIWARRPEVAKALATEHRNPFYLADVQLPTVAATDDHERALDGADIVVLAVPSQSLRGNLEHWKPALRRALDENDASLLSLAKGIETGTLLRMSQVIAEVTGADPGSVAVLSGPNLAREIATGQPAATVIACSDEARAVALQESCATGYFRPYTNVDVVGCEIGGACKNVIALACGIASGMGLGDNSVASLITRGLAEIIRLGVALGAEPVTLAGLAGVGDLVATCTSPLSRNRSFGHVLGAGGSMEAAQEATHGQVAEGVKSCGSVRALAAAHDVEMPLTDAVNLVCHEGLSVREAVGNLLGRRIKPE, encoded by the coding sequence ATGACACGGGCGGCGGTACTGGGTGCGGGTTCATGGGGTACTGCGTACGCCAAGGTCTTGGCCGACGCCGGAACCGAGGTCACGATCTGGGCGCGCAGGCCGGAGGTGGCGAAGGCGCTCGCCACCGAGCACCGCAATCCGTTCTACCTCGCCGACGTGCAACTCCCCACCGTGGCCGCCACCGACGACCACGAGCGCGCGCTGGACGGCGCCGACATCGTGGTGCTCGCGGTGCCGTCGCAGTCGCTGCGCGGCAACCTCGAACACTGGAAACCCGCGCTGCGCAGGGCCCTCGACGAGAACGACGCCTCGCTGCTCAGCCTGGCCAAGGGCATCGAGACCGGAACCCTGCTGCGGATGAGCCAGGTGATCGCCGAGGTGACCGGTGCCGACCCGGGCAGCGTCGCGGTGCTCTCCGGGCCGAACCTGGCCAGGGAGATCGCCACCGGCCAGCCCGCCGCGACGGTGATCGCCTGCAGCGACGAGGCGCGCGCGGTCGCGCTGCAGGAGTCCTGCGCCACCGGGTATTTCCGGCCGTACACCAATGTGGACGTGGTCGGCTGCGAGATCGGCGGCGCCTGCAAGAACGTCATCGCGCTGGCCTGCGGCATCGCCTCCGGCATGGGGCTCGGCGACAACTCGGTGGCCAGCCTGATCACCCGCGGGCTCGCCGAGATCATCCGGCTCGGGGTGGCGCTCGGCGCCGAGCCGGTCACCCTCGCCGGGCTGGCCGGCGTCGGTGACCTGGTCGCCACCTGCACCTCCCCGCTCTCCCGCAACCGCTCCTTCGGGCACGTGCTCGGCGCGGGCGGCTCCATGGAGGCGGCGCAGGAGGCCACGCACGGGCAGGTGGCCGAAGGCGTCAAGTCCTGTGGATCGGTGCGCGCGCTCGCGGCCGCGCACGATGTCGAGATGCCGCTCACCGACGCGGTGAACCTGGTCTGCCACGAGGGGCTGTCGGTGCGCGAGGCGGTGGGCAACCTGCTGGGCAGGCGAATCAAGCCGGAGTGA
- the cofC gene encoding 2-phospho-L-lactate guanylyltransferase: MRPHAVHAVIAVKSLDRAKSRLADRLRPEHRSRLALAMLTDTVHAALAAAPIDSVTVVTPDEAVAALARALGAVAHPDPGGPGAGLAPDGLNNALTAAAEAVRRRHGPVALVAMQADLPALRPAELAEVLAAAPPGRRAMVTDHTGEGTAALLQLDGFAPLAPRFGPSSALRHVTGGAFPLDGDWPGLRHDVDTGADLELILRLGAGPATTAVLTDIGYPSAVHEPVHPVC; encoded by the coding sequence ATGCGTCCGCACGCCGTGCACGCCGTCATCGCGGTGAAGAGCCTGGACCGCGCCAAGAGCCGGTTGGCCGATCGGCTACGCCCGGAGCATCGCTCGCGGCTGGCGCTCGCCATGCTCACCGACACCGTGCACGCCGCGCTGGCCGCTGCGCCGATCGATTCGGTCACCGTGGTCACCCCGGACGAGGCGGTTGCCGCGCTGGCCCGTGCGCTCGGCGCCGTCGCGCACCCCGACCCGGGCGGCCCCGGCGCGGGGCTGGCCCCGGACGGGCTGAACAACGCCCTGACCGCGGCCGCCGAGGCGGTGCGGCGCCGCCACGGCCCGGTCGCGCTGGTGGCGATGCAGGCGGATCTGCCCGCGCTGCGCCCGGCCGAGCTGGCCGAGGTGCTGGCCGCGGCGCCGCCCGGCCGCCGCGCGATGGTCACCGACCACACCGGCGAGGGCACCGCGGCGCTACTGCAGCTGGACGGGTTCGCGCCGCTGGCGCCACGATTCGGGCCGAGTTCGGCGCTGCGTCACGTGACCGGTGGCGCCTTCCCGCTGGACGGCGACTGGCCGGGGCTGCGGCACGACGTGGACACCGGCGCCGATCTGGAGCTGATCCTCCGGCTCGGAGCCGGCCCGGCGACCACTGCTGTCCTGACCGACATCGGGTATCCGAGCGCCGTTCACGAACCGGTCCACCCGGTATGCTAG